In one Methylocaldum szegediense genomic region, the following are encoded:
- a CDS encoding ABC transporter ATP-binding protein: MSRPAILFDQVGKKFRRSLKADLLYGFQDASRSLLRLKPLERLRREEFWALRDISFAAGVGECIGIIGPNGAGKSTLLKLVNRDYRPDRGHIVTRGKIKSLIRIGTGLQPMLTGRENIYIQCAQRGLDKRETDTKLDEIVAFAGLEKSLDIPVRQYSDGMYARLEFSIATCVPTDVLLVDEVLAVGDIAFQMRCLERLVSLKREGTTILFVSHSEMHVRHVADRCLLLFDGEALAFGDTDKLFLKYYQSIGYFDRQLKPLGTPPQMPMDFAGVASIRTLTVKGRENVDGTQAFTGQPVDFEVSYIAATSVESAGLVLQFWTPSGVLVASIDSRLEYNQVSLEPSVGRLRLSLPFLSLTPGIYRVAGGFVSAEGWLGYSGNLLNLIVKQQPGKVHDGLFVMNAKVSHLND, from the coding sequence GTGTCTCGCCCCGCCATTCTGTTCGATCAGGTCGGAAAGAAATTTCGCCGGTCGCTCAAAGCCGACCTCCTCTACGGCTTCCAGGATGCGTCCCGCAGCTTACTCCGCCTGAAACCGCTGGAGAGGCTCCGACGCGAAGAATTCTGGGCATTGCGTGACATTTCCTTCGCCGCCGGGGTCGGCGAGTGCATCGGCATCATCGGCCCCAACGGAGCCGGAAAGAGCACGCTTCTGAAACTGGTCAATCGGGATTACAGGCCAGACCGAGGCCATATCGTAACACGCGGGAAAATCAAATCCCTTATTCGCATAGGCACCGGACTTCAACCCATGTTGACCGGCCGCGAAAACATCTACATCCAGTGCGCGCAACGGGGACTCGATAAACGCGAGACGGATACCAAATTGGACGAGATCGTGGCATTCGCTGGGCTCGAAAAGTCGCTCGATATCCCGGTCAGGCAGTATTCGGACGGCATGTACGCTCGGCTCGAGTTTTCCATCGCTACCTGCGTTCCGACCGACGTTCTGCTGGTCGACGAGGTCCTCGCGGTAGGCGACATCGCGTTTCAGATGCGCTGCCTGGAGCGACTCGTTAGCCTTAAACGCGAGGGAACGACGATATTGTTCGTATCGCACTCGGAAATGCATGTTCGGCATGTAGCCGACCGCTGCTTGCTCCTTTTCGACGGCGAAGCCCTGGCTTTCGGCGACACCGACAAGCTGTTTCTGAAGTATTACCAGTCGATAGGCTATTTCGACCGGCAGCTCAAGCCGTTGGGCACCCCTCCCCAAATGCCGATGGATTTCGCCGGCGTGGCGTCGATACGAACCTTGACGGTGAAAGGGCGGGAAAACGTCGATGGCACGCAAGCATTCACGGGACAACCCGTAGATTTTGAGGTGAGCTATATCGCCGCGACATCGGTCGAATCCGCCGGTCTAGTACTGCAATTTTGGACGCCATCGGGCGTGTTGGTCGCTTCGATCGATTCCCGACTGGAATACAACCAGGTTTCTCTCGAACCGTCCGTCGGACGGCTGCGGCTCAGCTTGCCGTTCCTCTCGTTGACACCGGGCATTTACCGCGTCGCGGGAGGCTTCGTTTCGGCTGAAGGCTGGCTCGGCTATTCCGGGAATCTGCTTAACCTAATCGTGAAGCAGCAACCCGGCAAAGTCCACGACGGCTTATTCGTGATGAACGCGAAAGTCTCGCACTTGAACGACTGA
- a CDS encoding FRG domain-containing protein, with the protein MNDVRVRNWSELMQALYNIPKNALQRYRSDLVYRGVADASWGLENSLMRLGGDYANIEKPMLRSFRKYAEPGSIPAETLWVQLAVAQHHGLPTRLLDWTISPKVAVHFATAEEEYYDRDAAIWCINVVEARSLLPETLRQVLKRESAFLFSVEMLEFIRSLDDFDRLGENDAFVLFFEPPSLDARIVNQGAVMSAMPGVSLVLSEFLLNHPALYYRIIIPKEIKWEVRDKLDQDNVTERMLFPGLDGLSRWLKRYYGPGPYRRSRQ; encoded by the coding sequence ATGAACGACGTTCGAGTTAGGAACTGGTCTGAGCTGATGCAGGCTCTTTACAACATCCCGAAAAACGCGCTTCAACGTTATCGCTCGGATCTCGTCTACCGGGGTGTGGCTGACGCGTCCTGGGGACTCGAAAACAGTCTGATGCGGCTCGGAGGCGATTACGCCAATATCGAAAAGCCGATGCTACGGAGTTTCCGAAAGTATGCGGAGCCCGGATCGATACCGGCGGAAACGCTCTGGGTTCAGTTGGCCGTCGCGCAGCATCATGGCCTGCCGACCCGTCTCCTCGATTGGACCATCTCCCCCAAGGTCGCGGTGCATTTCGCGACGGCGGAGGAGGAATATTACGATCGGGACGCCGCGATCTGGTGCATCAATGTCGTCGAGGCCCGATCCCTGCTGCCGGAAACACTTCGCCAAGTGCTCAAGCGCGAATCCGCATTCCTGTTCTCGGTCGAGATGCTCGAATTCATCCGGTCTCTGGACGACTTCGACCGCTTGGGCGAAAATGATGCCTTTGTGCTCTTCTTCGAACCACCATCGCTAGATGCCAGGATCGTCAACCAAGGTGCGGTCATGTCCGCCATGCCGGGTGTCAGCCTGGTCCTCAGCGAATTCCTTTTGAACCATCCGGCACTTTATTACCGAATCATCATCCCGAAAGAAATCAAATGGGAAGTACGGGACAAACTCGATCAGGACAATGTCACCGAGCGTATGCTTTTTCCCGGCCTCGATGGGCTGAGTCGATGGCTTAAACGGTATTACGGGCCTGGTCCCTACCGTAGGTCTCGTCAGTGA